Proteins from a genomic interval of Coregonus clupeaformis isolate EN_2021a chromosome 4, ASM2061545v1, whole genome shotgun sequence:
- the LOC121555964 gene encoding ropporin-1 isoform X1 — translation MSRPNSSESGCSHTGMGVHIPQELPDFLLQFTKDAIRAQPEDIIEYSTAYFTAMVKGQPFSVKPNPETKLKLTNEILGILHSQLSERGTIRKLEIGLIWKSLNMPENTLNHILSMGKFGEEIEWNKFLASCCSYLGMNVKDALTQACYIMNCDSNCKPPDACVSFETFRFLYTYLAAGNENISQSQIDKVLRYLQKSANSNNGVVKVSDFINNRKLHLDPTN, via the exons ATGTCTAGGCCTAATTCAAGTGAAAGTGGATGCAGTCACACTGGAATGGGTGTTCATATTCCACAAGAATTGCCAGACTTTCTGCTGCAGTTCACCAAAGATGCCATCAGAGCTCAGCCAGAGGATATCATTGAGTATTCCACTGC GTACTTCACAGCTATGGTGAAAGGACAGCCTTTTTCAGTGAAACCAAATCCTGAAACCAAACTGAAACTGACAAATGAGATATTGGGAATTCTACATTCCCAG TTATCTGAAAGGGGGACTATTAGAAAGTTGGAGATTGGGCTCATATGGAAAAGTTTGAATATGCCAGAGAATACCTTGAACCATATCCTTTCAATGGGAAAGTTTGGTGAAGAAATTGAATGGAATAAATTCCTTGCTTCATGTTGCAGTTATCTTGGAATG AATGTCAAAGATGCCTTGACTCAGGCCTGCTACATAATGAACTGCGATTCCAACTGTAAGCCTCCAGATGCATGTGTGTCCTTTGAAACCTTCCGGTTTCTCTACACCTACCTGGCAGCTGGGAATGAGAACATCTCACAGTCGCAGATTGACAAAGTTCTCAGATATCTGCAAAAGAGTGC GAACTCGAACAATGGTGTGGTGAAAGTGTCAGACTTCATCAACAATCGCAAATTGCATCTGGATCCAACTAACTGA
- the LOC121555964 gene encoding ropporin-1 isoform X3 gives MSRPNSSESGCSHTGMGVHIPQELPDFLLQFTKDAIRAQPEDIIEYSTAYFTAMVKGQPFSVKPNPETKLKLTNEILGILHSQNVKDALTQACYIMNCDSNCKPPDACVSFETFRFLYTYLAAGNENISQSQIDKVLRYLQKSANSNNGVVKVSDFINNRKLHLDPTN, from the exons ATGTCTAGGCCTAATTCAAGTGAAAGTGGATGCAGTCACACTGGAATGGGTGTTCATATTCCACAAGAATTGCCAGACTTTCTGCTGCAGTTCACCAAAGATGCCATCAGAGCTCAGCCAGAGGATATCATTGAGTATTCCACTGC GTACTTCACAGCTATGGTGAAAGGACAGCCTTTTTCAGTGAAACCAAATCCTGAAACCAAACTGAAACTGACAAATGAGATATTGGGAATTCTACATTCCCAG AATGTCAAAGATGCCTTGACTCAGGCCTGCTACATAATGAACTGCGATTCCAACTGTAAGCCTCCAGATGCATGTGTGTCCTTTGAAACCTTCCGGTTTCTCTACACCTACCTGGCAGCTGGGAATGAGAACATCTCACAGTCGCAGATTGACAAAGTTCTCAGATATCTGCAAAAGAGTGC GAACTCGAACAATGGTGTGGTGAAAGTGTCAGACTTCATCAACAATCGCAAATTGCATCTGGATCCAACTAACTGA
- the LOC121555964 gene encoding ropporin-1A isoform X2 produces MSRPNSSESGCSHTGMGVHIPQELPDFLLQFTKDAIRAQPEDIIEYSTAYFTAMVKGQPFSVKPNPETKLKLTNEILGILHSQLSERGTIRKLEIGLIWKSLNMPENTLNHILSMGKFGEEIEWNKFLASCCSYLGMNVKDALTQACYIMNCDSNCKPPDACVSFETFRFLYTYLAAGNENISQSQIDKVLRYLQKRTRTMVW; encoded by the exons ATGTCTAGGCCTAATTCAAGTGAAAGTGGATGCAGTCACACTGGAATGGGTGTTCATATTCCACAAGAATTGCCAGACTTTCTGCTGCAGTTCACCAAAGATGCCATCAGAGCTCAGCCAGAGGATATCATTGAGTATTCCACTGC GTACTTCACAGCTATGGTGAAAGGACAGCCTTTTTCAGTGAAACCAAATCCTGAAACCAAACTGAAACTGACAAATGAGATATTGGGAATTCTACATTCCCAG TTATCTGAAAGGGGGACTATTAGAAAGTTGGAGATTGGGCTCATATGGAAAAGTTTGAATATGCCAGAGAATACCTTGAACCATATCCTTTCAATGGGAAAGTTTGGTGAAGAAATTGAATGGAATAAATTCCTTGCTTCATGTTGCAGTTATCTTGGAATG AATGTCAAAGATGCCTTGACTCAGGCCTGCTACATAATGAACTGCGATTCCAACTGTAAGCCTCCAGATGCATGTGTGTCCTTTGAAACCTTCCGGTTTCTCTACACCTACCTGGCAGCTGGGAATGAGAACATCTCACAGTCGCAGATTGACAAAGTTCTCAGATATCTGCAAAAGA GAACTCGAACAATGGTGTGGTGA